The Enoplosus armatus isolate fEnoArm2 chromosome 5, fEnoArm2.hap1, whole genome shotgun sequence genome contains the following window.
CTTTATTGTCTAATCATTTATCCTGCTGCGTGGCAGATtatgtctgtttctctcactctttctttctcctgatAATGATGATTTAGCTGCTATATGCGATGCCCTTATCTCTCTCCACTCCACTCATCCTTCTTATGCTGCTACATTTGTCTCTATCAGTCTCCATGTCTGTTTGCAGTTAGCTGGCCTCTACAGTCTCTTCTTCCCACCATTCatgcttctgtctttcttttattcCCTCGATGCTCCTCCGACCATTCTCTGGGTGAGCGCTCCAGCCCACTACCGGCAGCCGCAGCCCTCCACCACCATGTCCTGGTAATTCTTCAGCACCACTCGGTCTTGAGGGTCCAGGTAGAGCAGAGCGATGGGGCTGAGGGAGGTGGGGACGCAGCAGGCCCGGGGCACTGCTCCATTCACAGAGTTTACCAGAGTTTGCACCATGGCGTGGCTAGAGGAGTTCATGTGGTCGGCCAGAGGAAAGCGACACTCTCCCAGGCAGAAGAAGGCGTCGTAGCCGCTGGGCGCAATGATCCACTTGTGCCAGCCCACATCATTGAAATCTACATATAGAGGATGACGGCGGCATCTGTTACGGGAAAGGCGTTTCAGTTTCGCAGCACGACCACCATTTCTTTTCACCCTTCCACTTTCGCTCCAACTGATCCCTCCTTTACCCTCCCCCCAGCCTGGcgctgtttttttgtccctcccCCAGGCTTGGTCTCTATTGCGGCCCTTGCTGCTGCTCCTGGCCCTCTCTTTtgtcccttttctccctctcatcctctggCCACCACCGGGGGTCCTCCTGCCATGTTTGACTAAGGGCTCTCCACGCCCGTCATGACTGTAAGTGACCAAGAGGGGTCTCTCCTGGGCCCAGCTGTGCTCGTCCTGACCCACGGACCTGCATACCCTCAGGtgtccctctttgtgtttccctgccccctcctcacctgcagcagaggagaagtTCTGGTCAGGGAGCGAGGTGGTGCTGTTCTCAGGTCTGACCTCCAGGAGGAAGCCCAGGCTGCCAGTCCCAGAAAGGGCCTGATGGAGGAGCTCTGTATTTAGGCTAAAAGCCTCCCAGAAACCACTTGCTTTATGACTGTGGAGGCCAGCTGTAAGTAACCTTGTCTCCAGCAGTGTGGGTTCAGGGTCCTCATGGTGCTCAGAGAGGTATAGGCTTAGTCTGTGGGCCCCAGGGCCCAGGGAGGCTCTGTCACTGCGGAGGAGCCGAAGCTCAGCAGAGAGCACCCTCTCATCCTGAGGGATGGAGGAAATATTGAAGGAGATGTGCACCCTCTTATG
Protein-coding sequences here:
- the bmp16 gene encoding bone morphogenetic protein 16, whose protein sequence is MVPTKSSRSVSESRGIVTLELKDKPWTLHTSHHTWTSTMFPANLLILMVLLLPQASSGRQGGDTSKIDHGPSSPMPTSLLPPPAGSLLKPSLAQTIQSLLLSRLGLQSQPDPRPGVPVPRYLLDLYRFHQQQYHLVEDPSFSFPSQHIKQANTVRSFHHNEPLGDSPIAEDHKRVHISFNISSIPQDERVLSAELRLLRSDRASLGPGAHRLSLYLSEHHEDPEPTLLETRLLTAGLHSHKASGFWEAFSLNTELLHQALSGTGSLGFLLEVRPENSTTSLPDQNFSSAAGEEGAGKHKEGHLRVCRSVGQDEHSWAQERPLLVTYSHDGRGEPLVKHGRRTPGGGQRMRGRKGTKERARSSSKGRNRDQAWGRDKKTAPGWGEGKGGISWSESGRVKRNGGRAAKLKRLSRNRCRRHPLYVDFNDVGWHKWIIAPSGYDAFFCLGECRFPLADHMNSSSHAMVQTLVNSVNGAVPRACCVPTSLSPIALLYLDPQDRVVLKNYQDMVVEGCGCR